The window TTTTAAAGCAAAGGCGCCAGACTGTTAATCTGGCGCCTTTCTAAATATGGGGTGGACGAAGGGGATCGAACCCTCGACAACGGGAGTCACAATCCCGTGCTCTACCAACTGAGCTACGCCCACCATATTGCCATGTTGCGTTACTTGTGCCAAAGCTGCCTAATGGCGCACCCGGCAGGACTCGAACCTGCGACCATCCGCTTAGAAGGCGGATGCTCTATCCAGCTGAGCTACGGGCGCCTTGTTAATCTGTATTCTTGGACGATTACAAACTAAGTGCTTTCAGTCTCACCGAATCAAACATCAACTCTGCTCGACCTTCTTAACCAGTGCTAGGCTGTGCCCGACAAGTGCGACGAATGTTATAGGTGACCCTGAAGGTCGTCAACTCTTTTTTAAAAAAAATTCATTTAATTAAAGGGGTTAGGGGAATTTGCAGACCAAGCGCCTTTGCCCTCACCTCATGACATGCGAGAATGCGTTCTCTTTTTTTCCCCTCTCGATGGTTAATCACGCGCAATGACTGCACAACTAATCGACGGCAAATCGATCGCCGCCAGCCTGCGCCAGCAGATCGCCAAACGCGTCAACGAGCGTCGCCAGCAAGGTCTGCGCACGCCCGGTCTCGCGGTGATCCTGGTCGGCAGCGATCCCGCCTCTCAGGTTTATGTCTCGCACAAGCGTAAAGACTGTGAAGAGGTCGGCTTCATTTCCCAAGCCTACGACCTGCCTTCCGAAACCACTCAAGAAGCACTGACCGATCTGATCGATCGCCTGAACGACGATCCGGCGATTGATGGCGTTCTGCTTCAGCTTCCTTTACCTGAACACCTGGACGCCTCCAAATTGCTGGAACGCATTCGTCCAGACAAGGACGTCGACGGTTTCCACCCTTATAACGTCGGCCGCCTTGCCCAGCGCATTCCACTGCTGCGTCCGTGCACCCCTAAAGGGATCATGACGCTGCTGGAAAGCACTGGTGTCGATCTCTACGGGATGGACGCAGTGGTTGTCGGGGCTTCCAACATTGTTGGCCGCCCGATGGCAATGGAGCTGCTGCTGGCCGGCTGCACTGTGACCGTCACCCACCGCTTCACCAAGGATCTGGCAGGCCACGTCGGTCGTGCCGATCTGGTGGTGGTCGCTGCCGGCAAGCCGGGGCTGGTAAAGGGTGAGTGGATCAAGGAAGGCGCGATCGTGATCGACGTCGGCATCAACCGCCAGGAAGACGGCAAACTGGTTGGCGACGTGATCTACGACACCGCCCTGCCCCGCGCTGGCTGGATCACTCCGGTCCCGGGTGGCGTTGGCCCGATGACGCGCGCTTGCCTGCTGGAAAACACGCTGTACGCAGCCGAAACACTGCACAGCTGAGTTCGCAACTTCATTGCTGCGACGAACAAAGGAACCCCGCCATTGGCGGGGTTCTTTTTGCCTGGATTTAAAACACTACCGCTCGCCGGAAACCTACAGGTTGTAGGGGTTTTCAAGGACTTTGACCTGTTCATTGATCAACCATCGACAGTTCTTCAGCCATACTCCTAAAATGCGTCGTTTTTAAAGAAACAACCCGTTACAGAACGGTTTATCCACACCTAACGAGTCTGCCAGCGTGAAAATCCGTCTTTCCATCCTGAGCCTATTTTTTGCATTTACCGGGACTTTCACCACGCCAACCGTCAACGCTGCCGACACCACTTCAGCGCCGCGAGATACGTCAACACTGAAGCTCGCTTCCAGCAGCGCATTGCTGATGGATCTGCAGACCAACAAAATCATCTATGCCAGTAATCCTGACGTGGTTAAGCCGATCGCTTCCGTCAGCAAGTTGATGACTGGGCTGATCGTGGTTGAAGCCAGACAGAACATGGACGAATACCTGTCGATCAACATCAGCGACACGCCGGAAATGAAAGGCGTGTTCTCCCGGGTGAAACTCAAAAGCGAATTGCCGCGCAGGGAAATGCTGCTGATTGCCCTGATGTCCTCGGAAAATCGCGCGGCTGCCAGCCTGGCCCATCATTATCCAGGTGGCTACGTCGCGTTTATTGCCGCGATGAATGCCAAAGCAAAAGCACTGGGCATGACCAGTACACACTTCGTCGAACCCACCGGCCTCTCCCCTCGCAACGTGTCCACAGCCCGCGACCTGAGCAAACTGCTGATCGCTGCGCACAAATACCCGCTACTGACTGAACTGAGTACGACCAAGCAAAAAACCGTCTCGTTCCGTAAACCCAACTACAGCCTGGGTTTCCGTAATACCGACCACTTGGTCAACAAGCCGAACTGGGACATCAAGCTGACGAAAACCGGCTTCACCAACGAAGCCGGTCACTGCCTGGTGCTGGTCACCAGCATGGGCAATCGCCCGGTTGCGCTGGTCATCCTCGACGCCTTTGGCAAGTACACACACTTTGCCGATGCCAGCCGTATTCGCAGCTGGGTTGAAACCGGCAGGGGCACCAACGTGCCATCTGTAGCCTTGCAGTACAAATCCGACAAGAATCTCAAGCATCGTCAGAGCAGCGTGGTTGAAGCGTCGAAATAAACAACAGGTAAAAGTAAGCCCCGATTCTTCGGGGCTTTTTTCGTCCAGCGTTAATCATTGGGCAACGGCATCTGGTCGTCATCCGGAATGCCATCCCCGGCACTCGGATCTCTCGTGCCGTGGGGATGTTCCGTTGGCACTACCATCGGACGCGCCAAGGGATCCCTCAATGGATCGTTCGGATCCATCACAGGGTCGATGTCTTTTTCAGGCGTGGTTGGAACGCTGTCCGGACGTTTGTCGTTGAAACTCGAATCGGTAGACATACGCACCTCACTCAGGCTCAGGGTTTCAGATCGGCGAGTGGATCGTAAGGCTTCGCGGGAGCCTTGGGATTGTCGCCCGGCTTCACATCCCTGGGTGCCTTGGCAGGTCCGATGGGGTCGACCTGAGGATCGGCGAGGTCCGGTGAATCGGGATCGAACCCCAACTCATCACCCGAAGAATGCTCAGACGAATGCGGGCCGACAGGGGTCTTGGAATGTGCCATGGGCGCCTCCTTTGAATCCGGCCCGGAGAAATCCGGGCCCTACTTCATTAGAAGTCGGCAAAGTGCAAGGGTGCCCGGCAAATGACGAACGGACTTATTGCGCGCTCAGCGCTTTCTTCGCCCTGGCGGCTGCCTGCTCCTGACCTGCCTGGGCAAGGTCGTTCGCGGCCTTGAGCCATCGCTGTTGATCGACATTGGCCGGCAATTGATTCGGCTTCTGGATCAGCACGGCCCAGCCACCGGCATCCTTGAGCGCCGCTTCAAACGAACCGAAGCCCATCAACTCTCGACGGTTCATGCCCGAGCGCAGCAGCACGGTCTGCTTCTGGCGGTTGTACCCGGCAAGAATGGCGTAACGCGGTTCAGCCCAGAACGCCGAGCCTTCGGTGAAACGCACCATGACCGGGTAACCGGCCGCAACCTGGGTCAATAGTGCCGGCAGATTGCTGTCGAGGGGATAGACGACCATGCCGTACTCGCGAGCGAGGTTCTGCATGTTCTGCTGTAACTGGGCTTCGGCACCCGGCAAATGCAACGGTTTTTCGAGCAACCCTGGCGTTATCACAATGCCTTGCTGGGACAACATGCTGGCCAGCACTTGCGGCCCACTTTGATTCGCCACGCCACGGTAGAACGTGCCACTGAGCTCGACGCGCTCCGGCAGCCGCTTGATTTCCGGTGCCACACTCCCCGCGCAACCCGCCAGACCGGCAACGCAGCCAACGACCAGCACTAAAGACCGAACTCGAGAAAATACCCGCACCATCATCACTCTCTTGATTTAGACGCCAGGCATCCGCGCTCCCGGCTTGGCCGTCGATCATAGGACGCCGCGCGGCAGCGGTATAGCCTTAAGCGGCAGATGATGGCATTCGATAGAGCGAACTGATTGGTGACAGCCGACCTTTGGTCAATAGTCTGAAACACAGCAGCGACTAGACTGTCATGTGCAAAGAGTGTGTGCCCGCAGCAGGGCGAAGAGGAGGCACTGATGAGCCTGGCGATGACCATTGTGATGTTGATTTCTGGCTGGCTGGCCGTTGCCGCCGCCATGTTATGGGGAGTCCTGCGCATTACCCGTCGGCACCATCATCCGGTTCAGTCGGCGCCAATGGCGAAACCCGATAAAACCACTGAACAGCACGCTGCCGCGCACTGACCGCCCCCCTTACGTATCCAAACAAAAACGGCCGCCTGGGCTCTTTCGAGCGCAGGCGGCCGTTTCGTTTGACGCGAGTTAAGCTTCAGCGGCTAAACGCTTCTGCTTCGCCCGCCGTGACATCATGTTCAAACTCTCGATCGTCGCCGAGAACGCCATGGCTGCATACACGTAGCCTTTCGGTACATGGGCGCCGAAGCCTTCGGCGATCAGCGTCATGCCGATCATGATCAGGAAGCCCAGCGCCAGCATCACCACTGTCGGGTTGTCGTTGATGAACTTGGCCAGAGGGTCAGCCGCCAGCAACATCACCAGTACCGACACCACCACCGCGATGATCATGATCGGCAAGTGTTCGGTCATGCCGACAGCGGTAATGATGCTGTCGATGGAGAACACCATGTCCAGCATCAGGATCTGACCGATAGCGGCAGCGAAGCCCAGGGTCACGGTCGAGGTGGCCGACGTTGGATCATCCGGCGCCGGGTCCATGCTGTGATGGATCTCGGTGGTCGCCTTCCACAACAGGAACAGGCCGCCGGCGATCAGGATCATGTCCTTCCAGGAGAACGTCTGGCCGAAGATATCGATCACAGGCTCAGTCAACTGGACGATGAACGCGATGGTGCTCAGCAGCGCCAGTCGCAGGATCAGCGCCATGCCGATACCAATGCGCCGCGCCTTCTGCCGGTGCTGCTCGGGCAGTTTGTTGGTCAGGATCGAAATGAAGATCAGGTTATCGATGCCGAGCACGATTTCCATCACGATCAATGTAGCCAGGGCGACCCAGGCAGTGGGGCTTGCAGCAAGTTCTAAAAGGTATTCCATGGGTCAGTCCTGACTCGTTTAAGACGGTTTAGATTTCCTGGGACGAAGATTCGGTTTTGTCCGTTTCCTTGGCCGATTGTTCTTTCTTGCTGATCAGACCACCCGTGGCATCGCTGATCGCTTGCTCTGCGGCTTTGTGGGTATCGTCGATCGCTTGTTTGGCGGTTTCGGCAGCCTTGCCCATCAGTTGCTGAGCGCTTTTTTCGGCCTGGTCACAACCGGCCAATACCAGTAAAGACGTGATCAGCAGTGCCGTGGTTTTAAGCTTCATGATGCTTTCCTCGATAGAACAGACAGGGCGAAAAGGCCACCCGTCGATAGCGGGGCATTCTAGGGAGGCAAACACTTCAGGAAAATTCGTATTTTTAGCGGCTATACTTCGGATTTAACGAACTGTAGGTCGTCATGCTCAACTATCGACAGCTGCATTACTTCTGGGTGGTGGCCAAGACCGGCAGCATCGTGCGCGCCTGCGAGCAACTGAATCTGACGCCGCAGACCATCAGCGGGCAGATTTCCCTGCTCGAACAAACCTATGGCATCGAGCTTTTTCGGCGGGTCGGCCGGCAGCTGGAACTCACCGAAGCCGGTCGTCAGACCCTGCCCTACGCCGAGCAAATGTTCCAGTTGGGCGGCGAACTGGAGCTGATGCTGCGAGCCCAGCCCAACGAGCAACAGATTCTGTTTCGGGTAGGCGTGGCCGATGTGGTGCCCAAATCCATCGTCTATCGCCTGATTGCGCCGACCATGGAATTGAGCGAGCCGCTGCGCATCACTTGTCGCGAAGACAAACTGGAACGCCTGCTCGCCGACCTGGCGATCCAGCGGCTCGACCTGGTGATTTCCGACAGCCCGATGCCCTCGCACCTGGACATCAAGGGCTACAGCCAGAAACTCGGGGAATGCGGGATCAGCTTCTTCGCCACTGCTGGACTGGCGGCGCAATACGGTCAGGATTTCCCCCGCGGCCTGCACGGCGCACCGCTGCTGATTCCAGGACCGGAGACCGTGGTGCGCAGTCGCTTGCAGCGCTGGTTTGCCGAGCAGCAGATCCAGCCGCGCATCGTCGGCGAGTTCGATGACAGCGCCTTGATGCAGGCTTTCGGCCAATCCGGCAGCGGGATCTTCATCGGCCCAAGCGTGATTGCCGATGAAGTGATACGCCAATACGGCGTGGAACTGATTGGCCAGACCGACGCGGTGACCGAGTCGTTCTACGCCATTTCGGTGGAACGCAAGGTCAAGCACCCCGGCATTGTCGCCATTACCGAAGGTGCCCGACGCCAGCTGTTCACCGAGATGTGAGGTGTCAGGCGCAGACTTCGCGGGGCTTGAAGGTCATCAGCGCGATGGCCAGGAGGATCGAGGCGAGGATAAACGCGGCCGCCGCGAAACCAAGACCTTGCAGGCCTACACCGTCGATGACCCTGCCGCCGATCATCGCGCCCAGGCCGATCCCCAGGTTAGCCCCGGCAATGTTCAGCGATGCCGCGAACGCCGGCGCTTCGGGTGCAGCCTTCATCAAGCGCACATGGCTGACCAGGAACAACGCCGCCTGGGTCACGCCCCAGATCCCCATCGCCGCGGCCAGACCCAGCGGCGAATGAATGTTCGGCACCAGCGCCACCAGGCCGGCGATCATGAACGCGCAGAACATCATCGAGGCGATCAACGGATGACGATCCACCGCACGGCCGCCCAGCGA of the Pseudomonas frederiksbergensis genome contains:
- the nhaR gene encoding transcriptional activator NhaR, with protein sequence MLNYRQLHYFWVVAKTGSIVRACEQLNLTPQTISGQISLLEQTYGIELFRRVGRQLELTEAGRQTLPYAEQMFQLGGELELMLRAQPNEQQILFRVGVADVVPKSIVYRLIAPTMELSEPLRITCREDKLERLLADLAIQRLDLVISDSPMPSHLDIKGYSQKLGECGISFFATAGLAAQYGQDFPRGLHGAPLLIPGPETVVRSRLQRWFAEQQIQPRIVGEFDDSALMQAFGQSGSGIFIGPSVIADEVIRQYGVELIGQTDAVTESFYAISVERKVKHPGIVAITEGARRQLFTEM
- the folD gene encoding bifunctional methylenetetrahydrofolate dehydrogenase/methenyltetrahydrofolate cyclohydrolase FolD, which encodes MTAQLIDGKSIAASLRQQIAKRVNERRQQGLRTPGLAVILVGSDPASQVYVSHKRKDCEEVGFISQAYDLPSETTQEALTDLIDRLNDDPAIDGVLLQLPLPEHLDASKLLERIRPDKDVDGFHPYNVGRLAQRIPLLRPCTPKGIMTLLESTGVDLYGMDAVVVGASNIVGRPMAMELLLAGCTVTVTHRFTKDLAGHVGRADLVVVAAGKPGLVKGEWIKEGAIVIDVGINRQEDGKLVGDVIYDTALPRAGWITPVPGGVGPMTRACLLENTLYAAETLHS
- a CDS encoding TerC family protein, producing MEYLLELAASPTAWVALATLIVMEIVLGIDNLIFISILTNKLPEQHRQKARRIGIGMALILRLALLSTIAFIVQLTEPVIDIFGQTFSWKDMILIAGGLFLLWKATTEIHHSMDPAPDDPTSATSTVTLGFAAAIGQILMLDMVFSIDSIITAVGMTEHLPIMIIAVVVSVLVMLLAADPLAKFINDNPTVVMLALGFLIMIGMTLIAEGFGAHVPKGYVYAAMAFSATIESLNMMSRRAKQKRLAAEA
- the pbpG gene encoding D-alanyl-D-alanine endopeptidase, giving the protein MKIRLSILSLFFAFTGTFTTPTVNAADTTSAPRDTSTLKLASSSALLMDLQTNKIIYASNPDVVKPIASVSKLMTGLIVVEARQNMDEYLSINISDTPEMKGVFSRVKLKSELPRREMLLIALMSSENRAAASLAHHYPGGYVAFIAAMNAKAKALGMTSTHFVEPTGLSPRNVSTARDLSKLLIAAHKYPLLTELSTTKQKTVSFRKPNYSLGFRNTDHLVNKPNWDIKLTKTGFTNEAGHCLVLVTSMGNRPVALVILDAFGKYTHFADASRIRSWVETGRGTNVPSVALQYKSDKNLKHRQSSVVEASK
- a CDS encoding DUF6021 family protein; the encoded protein is MAHSKTPVGPHSSEHSSGDELGFDPDSPDLADPQVDPIGPAKAPRDVKPGDNPKAPAKPYDPLADLKP